From a single Kitasatospora sp. NBC_00458 genomic region:
- a CDS encoding succinate dehydrogenase iron-sulfur subunit, translating to MSTPTVEKHSAALDAAESGAVKLITVTFRIRRFNPEEHPDPVWVDYQLDMDPKERVLDALNKIKWEQDGTLTYRRSCAHGICGSDAMRINGRNRLACKTLVKDVNPEKPITIEAIKGLTVLKDLIVDMDPFFQAYKDVMPFLITKGNDPTRERLQSAEDRERFDDTTKCILCAACTSSCPVFWNDGQYFGPAAIVNAHRFIFDSRDEGAEQRLEILNDREGVWRCRTTFNCSEACPRGIEVTKAIQEVKRALVTRRF from the coding sequence ATGAGCACTCCGACCGTGGAGAAGCACTCGGCCGCTCTGGACGCGGCCGAGAGCGGGGCCGTCAAGCTGATCACCGTCACCTTCCGGATCCGCCGGTTCAACCCGGAGGAGCACCCGGACCCGGTGTGGGTCGACTACCAGCTGGACATGGACCCGAAGGAGCGCGTCCTGGACGCGCTCAACAAGATCAAGTGGGAGCAGGACGGCACCCTCACCTACCGCCGTTCCTGTGCCCACGGCATCTGCGGCTCCGACGCCATGCGGATCAACGGCCGCAACCGGCTGGCGTGCAAGACCCTGGTCAAGGACGTCAACCCGGAGAAGCCGATCACGATCGAGGCCATCAAGGGCCTGACGGTCCTCAAGGACCTGATCGTGGACATGGACCCGTTCTTCCAGGCGTACAAGGACGTCATGCCGTTCCTCATCACCAAGGGGAACGACCCGACCCGCGAGCGCCTGCAGTCCGCCGAGGACCGCGAGCGGTTCGACGACACCACCAAGTGCATCCTGTGCGCCGCGTGCACGTCGTCCTGCCCGGTCTTCTGGAACGACGGCCAGTACTTCGGCCCGGCCGCGATCGTCAACGCGCACCGCTTCATCTTCGACTCGCGCGACGAGGGTGCGGAGCAGCGGCTGGAGATCCTGAACGACCGTGAGGGCGTCTGGCGCTGCCGGACCACCTTCAACTGCTCGGAGGCCTGCCCGCGTGGCATCGAGGTCACCAAGGCGATCCAGGAAGTGAAGCGGGCGCTGGTCACCCG